DNA sequence from the Prolixibacter sp. SD074 genome:
CAGGATTTCAGTCCACACCGTATCCTGTTTTTCCCAAACCTGGCCGCCATCTTCCAGTGCCTCTTCTTTCCGGTTTTCGACCTCTTGTGCCAGCAGTTGTTTTGCCGCCAGGATGTTTTGTTTACGGTAACGGCTCGATAAAATTCCATAGTACCGCACTTTAAAAAAGCCCTTTGGCAAAATGTGCAACAAAAACCGGCGGATAAACTCATCCACATCCAGTTTCATTTCCCGGAACCTGCCTGTACGGTAATCTTTCCACGAAAATCGCACTTTGCCATTCTTCACTTCCAAAATCCGCCGGTCGGTAATGGCAATACGAAACACGTAACGCGAAAGGTATTCCAGTATTTTTTCAGGATTGCCCATGGGTGCCTGCACATTCACCACCCAGTCCTTTTTGTATAAAGGCGTGAGGAAGCGGTTAAACTGCACAGGCCCTTTTATGCCTGCCAGTTTGCCGTGAAAATCGAGTTCCCCTTTTTCTTTGGCTTGTTTTAGCAAATACAGAAACTTTCCCCTGAACTTTTTTGCCAATATCTTGCCTGCGATGAAAAAGTTGTTTTTGGCCGGTACATGCACCCAGTGTTCGCGGTCGAAGCCCAGGCCCCCTGCGGGCATGATGCAATGCAGGTGTGGGTGTTCCTTCATGTTCTGCCCCCAGGTATGGAGTACGGTAACCAGGCCAATATCAGCGCCCAGGTGCTTTACGTCACGGGTAAGTTCGAGCAGGGTTTGTGAAACAGCTTTGAACAACAAGCCATACATCACTTTCCTGTTTTGCAGGCATAGCGGGTTTAACTCATGCGGCAGGGTGAACACCAAATGGTAATACCCCACCGGGAGAAGTTCTTTCATCCGTTTGTCCAGCCATTCCAGTTTTTCTTTTTGCTGGCACACAGGGCAGTGGCGGTTGCGGCAGGAGTTATAAGATTTCTCTGTATAGCTGCAATGGTCGCATTTCTCGAAATGGCTTCCAAGGCCCCCGGTGCGGCACGCCGACAGCAGGTGGATTAAGCTCTGCTGCCCTTTTGTTACCTTGTTTTGGCTGATGTAGTTTCCCCCGTATTCACGCAGTAAACTTCCTACAGTTATTTGTTCCTGCATAGCCCCTCCAGTCCTTCCAGCGTGTCCAGCGGGTTTACCACCTGGCTTGTGTTGAGTTGCTGCACGTGGAGGTATTTGAGCGTGTTGCTTAAATCGGAATGCCCCATCAGGCGCTGTATAACCAGAATGTTGGTGCCCTGTTCGAGGTGGTGCGTGGCAAAACAATGCCGGAAAGTGTGTGGCGTGTAAGGCTTTTTAACCTGTGGCGTGCGGTGCCGTGCATTAATACAAATAGTCCGTACTGCTGTAATGCCCAGGTGGGTACCTTTTCCTCCCGCGCCTTCAAAAAGGTAATGCTGCGGCTTGTACTTTTTGTAATAATCCCTTAAAACAGAAAGTAAAACCGGCGATAGCGGCACTTTACGTTGTTTCAGCCCTTTGCCTTCCTGGATGTTTACCTGCATCCGTCGGCTGTCAATGTCGGTAAGTTTGATGTTTACACTCTCTGATACCCTGGCCCCGGTGGAATAAATGAGCATGATGATAGCGCGGTGCTTGAAGTTGTCAATAGCCCCGAGTACATCGCTCACTTCGTCTTTTGATAAAACCAGCGGGAGTGTTTTGGCAACCTTTGGCGTTGGAAGGTATTCTTTTGCCCACTCCTTATGGTAAATATTTGTAAAGAGGAACCGAAGGGCGTAGTAGCCCATTTTTACACTGCCCGGTTTGTGGTTCCCATCGGTGAGCATACTTTGAAAATAGGCCCTGAGTTCTTCTACTCCCGTGTGTTCCGGGTCTTTTTTGCAAAAGTTACTGTAATCGGCAATGTGCCACCAGTAACTTTTACGGGTCCTTTCACTTAGATTGCGTAAAACCGCTTCCTGTTCAAATCTTTTTTTAAATTTGTCATAATAATTAATTTTAAATGATTAAATGCCTCAAAGATACTGGTTTTCGGTGGCCTGTAAAACCACCGAACGCCAGTGAGGTTAAGTTCAACACGTGGTATAAGTCATGGCTGGGTTTGTGCGGATTCGACAAGTCGAATCTCGTCCCAACCTTAGTTTCGGTCGGACAATCAGACTTTCGTCTGACCGCCACGACCTGATACCAACACCTTTAACGCCAAGTTTAAAAGAAAATCGACTATGAATAACTATTTGAAATTGCTTCTTCATTTAAAACAGTTTGAGGGTGACGGGAAAATGCATCCAATTGAACAGTTATTCCCTGACTTGACAACAAGTGAAAAAGGAAACATTTTTAAAGAACTCGTGGATGAAAATTTCATCGTATTGGCAGGGAGAGAACCTCGATATGACTCGTACATTTTCGAGCAAAACATTTTGACTGGAGAATCAAAAATAACTGAAAGCCCATTTAATAAGCTAAACAGAGAAATACCAGAAAATGAATACAAGGCAAAAATCACTTTTAAAGGTTCAAAATATTTAAAAGAGGAACTCGAAATGCAGGAAAAAGGAAAATACAATATCAACGTATCTGGAAGCGGAGCAAACAATACATTTGTGATTGAATCAAACAATGTTACAATCGACAACAGACCTGAGTTCTCAAAGAAAATTGAAAAAATAATTGAAACGATAAAATCTGACAATTCGATTGACGAAGAATTAAAGGCAAATGCAATTTCCGATTTCCAAAACGCAAAAATGGAAGTTAATAAATCAGGAAAATTACCTGAGAAAATCATGAAAGGAATATTGCAATATGGTTCGCAAATTGGTTCTATTGGAAGTTTACTTTATCAGTTGTTCACCGGTGCTTAATCTTACAACCTAAAGAAATATATGGAATACTCCAATAAAATAGAATTACTTGAAGGTTTAAAAAACTTCGTAAGTAATTACCAAGAGCAAGACAAACCGGATGTAATAAAAAGACATGTTACAATGGTTGTTGAGAAAATTATGGGCAATGATAAATATAAATCTGAGATAGCTCAGATTAAATTTGTTCCAAGTATGGTTGCTCACAATGTTCCAGGATTTGAAGATGCTTCAATAACATACAGAAGGATTTTCAATCAAGGCAAACAGGAGATGGTTTCATTAATTCAGACGATTTTGAAAGATATTGAAATCGACAATCAAATAGATTCAAGTGTAAAAGAAAACCTTTTACATACTACAGACATTGATTTAAATAGAATTTTTATAGTGCATGGTCATAACAATGAAATTAAACTCGATGTCGCCAGAACATTGGAGAAATTAGATTTAGAACCAATAATCCTGCATGAGAAACCTAATTTAGGAAGGACTTTAATCAACAAGTTTACTGACTATTCAAATGTAGATTTTGCAATAGTAATAATTTCTGCTGATGATTATGGATATTCCAAAAAAGATGGAGAGAGTAATAAAAAATTAAGGCCAAGGCAAAATGTAGTATTTGAGTTAGGTTATTTTATTGCGAAATTGGGAATAGAAAAAGTCTTCCCGCTAATTGAAAATGAAAAGATTGAGGATCCGGGAGACTTTGATGGAGTTGTATATGTACCGTATAACAGTGGATGGAAAAATCAATTAGTCCTTGAACTAAAATCTCTTGGATATAAGATTGATGCAAACAAACTATATGAATAAAAAACTAAGCCAAACAGGCTCATAAGCGATGCGAACTGAAACGGATAAATACCAAATGAAATCATTAATAAAGCCTCTTCTATACTAATTATCAACATATAGAAGCATAACTGCAAAATTTGCAGTTATGAAAATTCACTGCAATAGTTTCTGACAGCAGTTATGCTCTTGCTAGCTCCAGATCAAAATATCTCGCGATGAAGATTGTCTGGAGTTATTTTTTCGAGAAGGTCATTTAAAGCGTAGTTGGAAGTATTCCTTTTAAAAACAGCGGATGAATCCTTTGAGACGACTTCGACCATTGACAAATCAGACAAGTCAACATCATCAGGGAGACTGACTGTCAATACATTTTTATTCTTTTCAATACTTGCATTCATCATCATTTTTTACCTTAAAAATACATAATCGAGCACAACATTTCTACTGCTTCATCCAGTATTAACACTTCCTGATACCAATAAAATATTAGCAATAGAGGCATAATGGTAAAATTTACCATTATGCCTCAAAATCTACAAATCCCTGCAAATAGAGCTTACTCTTTCACTCTAATTATCGTTCTCATTATGTGCCTTTTTATACCATACAACAGCTGCTTCATGCACCTTGTCATACTCGAACTTTTGATAAATATTTAAAGTAACACTTCCAGAGAAAAGAATGCACAAACAAATAAAACCGATGACCAACCATTTGGGTAACGAAAGCCTCCTCGTCTTATTCTGCTCAATCTTCCGAATGTAATCATCCGTTAGAACTGTCAGATGTTTGATTTTGCGATCCAAATCGGTTGTATCGACCTTCAATTCTTTTGCTGCAGCAATTTCAATGCGCATCGCTGTTTTTTCCATTGCATTAAGCCGATCAATCAACACCTCTGCAATGGTTTCAATATTGTGTCTTTTATTAGTCATAACGATAATCCGTTCTGTCTTCCCGGCATTCTACGAATGGTTGGGGTAGATCCAATTTTAGTATTGTGGGTGAAAGTCAGTTTCGACAAACTCATATTCCGATTAACTTCCGATGCTTTGAAGCTCTGGTCCTGATATCTCACACGAAAACCCTGAAGTTTCCCTTTCTTATTTACAGCGGGTTCAATCTCTACGCCTTTCGAAATCATCAGGTCAACATACTGAGTGAAGTCCATCGGCATGCTGTCCATGGCTTCTTTATGCAACCGATAGATCTCATTTCTCAACTGCAAAGAACTTTTCTTTTTTAAATCCTGAACTACTCTCGCTCTAATCAAACCGAGACTGCCGGCGACAACATCAGCGATTCTTTGTGCCTTCTTACCAATAAATTTGTCTTTGTATGTTCCTCCAGAAGAATCAATTCTATTACATATGATATGCAAATGCGCGTGATTCCGGTCTGTGTGTTTTACTACAATAGCCTGGTGCTCCTCAAGTCCCATCCCGGACAAAAACTCATTTGCAATATTCCGAAATTCCGTATTTTCCAACTTTCGACCATCTTCAGGCTCCGGAGACAAGACCATACTAATTGATTTATTTTTGGTCGAATGATTTAAATCCTGAAAGACCCTAAATTCAGCAGCAATCTCAACACCGCTTTCCCCAACGACCATCCTTTTGTCAATTATTTCAGCACCGTTTTTTTTTACGGCATAGTCAACAGCATTGGCTGTATGTGCTATACTCTTTGCCTTGCCAATCATTGCAGTCTCCTTAAATGCTTTTTTATTTCGTCCGAAGTTTGACGAATCTCCTGGGCAAATTTGCTATCCTTGTCTCTGAAAAGATTGCCGATCCGTGTGAAATTATTGCTGTAGGTTACAAGCATCTTATAAACGGAGAGCTCTTCATCCGTCATTCGAAAAGTGACACGCTGCCCCAGAGCAGTTGCACGGCAAAATTCACTGATTTTTAAACCGGCATTCTCTGCCTTCTTTTGAATGATCGCTTTTTCAAGTGAACTACAACGAAATTCTATTTTCCTTCTTTTCATACTGTTTTTTAGTTTTTAGTGAACCATTGGAACGATGGTGAACTCCCTTTGTGACCACGGGGAACAAAGCAAGATTGTCATGACAATGACACATCTTGAAATAAGCTATCGCGACATTTTTCGCGTACATCCAAAATTTGCGCTATTTGCCCACTCATTGAGATCCTTATATGCCGAATACCGGCTCGATAAATCATTACAAACGTTGTATAAGGAACACAGCTTTTTTGCTGCCTGCTTCCCGGATGAATCGTTATCCAGGTAAAGATCGACGTGTTTATAGAACGGGAGTATTGCAGTCACCCGATCCAAAAAAGAAAGGGAGTTTAGAATTACAAAATCAGACGTTTTTGCTAATTCCGGCTCTTCCGAGACGAGCGTGAAAAAATCGAACATGCCTTCTGTAATTGAAAGTATCGAGTTCGAATTTCGGATTAAAGTATAGTCTTTCGGCGAGCTCGAATTTTTGTAATACTGATTTCTCAATTCCCAACCTCCGGATACATTCTTCATTCCGATAGCGAAATAACTATTTTCGTTTAATGAATAATGTACCTCGTACGCATATCTGGATATCACCAGATCGGGAATTGCACTGGAGGAATAATATCTTTTCAGTCCTGGGTGCTGAATTGGAGTAACACGAAGTATTTCAATTCGGTTTCTTTCCGGCATTGAGTCCGAATCAATTTGCTCATGAAAAGAAAGAGAAGTGCCCTTCTCCAAAATTGCCAAAGCATCCTGAACGGAACAATCGCTGTTTAAAGCGATAACCAGGTCAATAATATTGCCACCGATACCGGCACCATGGTCAAACCAACGATTCAACACCTTCGACACTTTAAAAGAAGGTATTGCTTCCGATCTAAACGGACTGGCATACCAAGCTTCCCTCGAATTTTCCCTCCGGGGAGTCATTCCAACAGAACGTAAAAAGTCAAATATTGATAAATTTCGAGCTGTGTCGCACTGTAGTTTTATTTCTCTTTTCATCGGCTATTTTTTTTCATTTTTCTGTTTTTCTCCTACCTACTTACCTAAACATTGAATATCAGAAACATAAACCACAGGTAAGTCGATTTTTCATCTTACCTATCTTACCTAATAGGTAACTTAGGTAGGTTCCAGGCAACTTAAATACGACTGATCTTACCTAAGCAAAGCACTGATTATCAATTTCAATTTTGCTCTTAGGTAAGTAGGTAGGTTAAATTCACTATTTTGTATGATTTCTTTCTTGATTGATAATATTGGACTTTGCCAGGTAGCCCCAAACTTGCTTTTTCGGATGTTTAACGCGTTGAAAATTGAAGCCGGAAAGAGCCCTGCCAATGTTGATGTGGTTCAATCGGAGATTAAGAAAATTCAAGGCTGCTATTACTTCAGTAGCAGTAATAAAATCATCCATACTCTGCGATTTCTCGTAATATTGGGCAACTAACTCCTGTTCTGTTGTCAAGCGGGTATACTTGGAGTTCCGGTCTTCATTCTCTTTGATATCTTTCATTGTCAGTTCCGGATTAAAATCATCGGATTTATAGGCATAGTAATATGCTTGCCCCCAGAGATTATCAATATTTGTCTCTTTGGAATAGGCAAAGTTTATTCTATCCCGAAGTTCAAAACACAGCCATCTAACTGAACCGGTTTCATCGTTTAAAAAGGAACTCATGTTCGTGGAGCCAATAAATGAACAGGTCCTGGGTAGATTGGTATTTTTTCGGTCGTACGGTAGCCTTTCGTTGATAAATGTCTTTGAGAAATACGCTTTCAAGGCATTCACGTCTTTTTTGGACAGAACAGATAGCTCATCGAGATTCATCAGAAAATTGCGAGAAAGCTGAATCCGGGCATCCTTATCATTACCAATATCCTCAGCTATGTATGCAGAAAGCTTGGGAGGGCAAAGAAACCGGCACCAGGTCGATTTTCCGGAACTTTGGCCCTTATGGCTAATAATAAATGCCTGCTTGTTAAAATATTCTGGCTCCAAAGCACATTTGACAGCTCGAACAAGCCATTTCCTGAAATGATACAGAAATGCTTCATCCTCGAATGTCGGTACGTAAGAGCAGTATTTAGCTATATAGTCAGTTCCGTCCCATTCGGGAAGGGAGCTGAAATATTCCTGAATTGGATTGTATTTCTTAATGAACCCTGACTGGATAAAAATCTCTAGTTTTCTTGGACTAATGTCTATTCCGACCTTTGCTAGCTCTATGAGCAGAGAGCTTGTATTTAGGTTGCGCCAGTTTCTTTCATCTTTCAACGAGATCTGGAAATCATGGGATATTTCGTTGTATTGGATGTCGTATTTTTCGAATAAATACTCTGCAACATCGTCATAAACTGTTTGCTTTTTCGGATTCTTAACGACGTACAAATCCTTTTCATTTGTATTCATTTGTGCAAATGATTTAAACAGAAAATCATATCTTTGCAGTATAATTTTCTAAGTGAGAAAATAAATTGGTAATTGGGCGTAAAGTGGGGCTTTACGCTTTTTTCTTTTTGTAAACTTTGAGGACTCTGGGTTCCGCAGCATCGTTGTCTATCAACACGCGTTTGAATTTTCTACTGAAAAAACTCCCACTATATCAATTTGACACTCCCTGCAGTAATTTACAACAGGCACCAGTTGCAAGTAATTAGCGCTTTCTATCTACCAGGTGTTGATCCATCCTCTTTGAGTATTCGTACGAGGTTTCTACTCTGTTTTCGGTTAGCCAATCAAAAAACAAATCCTTTCTGAATAGGACAAGATTATCCCTTTTAAAAAATGGGATCTCCTTCTTTGACGTCTTTGAGTAAATGGTAGCTACAGAATACCCTGATATCTTTGCGGCCAGCTTCGTTCCAAATACTTCAGGGATTTCTTGCTTAGGAATCTCTTTCTTGGCGGGGTAACTCATCAGACGCTTAAACTGGCCTACAGTCAAAAATGACAATGGGGTGTCATCGGTAATTCTTACATTTTCGTTGTCCATAATCAATTTGTTTTGTTTTGATTTCGGCACCAAAACTATCGTCAACAAAACATATAAAAAATGGGGATACCTATTGTTATCCCCATTTTACACCCCATTTTTAAAGCGCCTAGATTCTTAGCATATTTTTCTCATTGATCTTACCAGGGTCTTTTAGATAGATAAAGATCTGCTTACTAACTATATCCTGCCCTTTATACGTAAAAGTGTTTTTAATAAACTCATAAGTTTCTTTATGAGTCCCAGTATCAATATCCCTATCACGCCTTAATTGAATGAAAATGCCGGCCAATTTTGCTTGGGCACCATTAAAATCAATTTTACAATTTATTGGAGCACCGTTAACAAGATTAGAAAATTCATTTCTTGGCGTGAAGTATTCACCCAAACTGTTTATTACGTCCTCCCTTATTTCTTCATTAAACACAGGCCTGGATAGATTTTTAACTACTTGACCATTGTCTTTTGAAGCTTCATATTCTTCTTCCACACTACAAACCAAGCCTTCTCCTTCATCGGTAATCCTACTCGCTGTTTCCAGATACAAAGAGCTATATAAATCCCTCTCTTCTTTCAGCTTGTCATCATATTCCTTTATTGTCGGATAGATATTCACAAACTCCTGCATCAAATTATTTGGAATAAAATGCTCATCGCTATTGCCATTCCATATGTCCGTCATCCAAGCATCTGCTTTTTGGCACAGCTCGAAATACTTTTTATCATCAATCTCTTTATTGGCATAATCATAGACCGTGCGAAAGTTCTTTGAATAATCCCTCTCATTATCAAATGAAGTGACAATCTGATAAATCAATTCATTTGTACTTGGAATCCATCCTAATCTAGATTTAACAAAATCTCCCTTGTTAGACTGCATCTTTTGATCTAGAGTTTCCTTAATTTCATTAAATTGATTATAAAGAATCCACAATTCTCCATACTTAATAGATATTTGATCCACATGAATTTGAATAACCTCACCAATAAACTTATTCCAACGGTTAGTTATTCCACTCGAATCGATGAAACAAGTGTATCCACCCACTTCTTCTATTTCTGCATTATTAACATCGATCGCTTTGAGTCCTTCAATGTGTTTCTGAAAAATTGACTCAGTAGTCGGGAAAAAGTAGAATTTAAAGCCTGCTTCTATGTCTTCCATGTATCTAACGTTCACAATAATTCATTTGCTTTAGCTATCTCATCTTTCTGAAATGAATCAAGATAAACCTTAGTTGTAGCCAGATTCTTATGTCCTAATGCTTCAGAAATGACGTCCTCCGGGACGCCACTGTTCTTCAATCTCATAGCATAGCTATGCCGGCTCATGTATGAAGAGAGCCTTATTCCTTCAAAATTCAATTCCTCACCCAATGTCTTCAAGTGTCTATTATATCTACGGTACCGTCCTCGAATGTGATCATAAAGCTTCTCACCTTCGTATCCTGCAATCGACACACAGGGTGTCAGGTAGTTCTCAACAAGCTGAGTATTGCTCTTAAACCAGTCTAGGAGCTGCTGAATATTGTCCGAAATTTTGATTCGGATGATCTTTGAATCTTTTCCTTCAGTCTTCTGCCGCCTGTACGCAATGTACCGGCCACCTTCGAAAACAAGAATATTATCAGTTTTCAGTGCTGCAACATCAGCAAAACTCATTCCCTGGCAATAATAGGAGAACAGGAATAAATTTCGGACCCATCGCAGTGTATAACTTTTCAGTTCTGCTGTTTTAAGTTTTTCTATGTAGTCATTTGGAAGGTAACGCTTCTCAGATTCTTGCTCTAAGGCTGAAACACTGTAGCCTGTCTTTCCAAAAGGATAACTCACAGATGATGCTTCACCCTCCTTTATAGCCTTGTTGAGTAATGCTCTGAAAGTCTTAATGTAATATTGGATTGTAGCGTTAGTGAGGCCCCGCTCCACTCTTAAAAATTCATCAAATTTGTTGATGTATTTTAGATCAATATCATTGAACGATAATCGACTGAATTTAGAATCGAAAAGCTTCAGTATGCCAAGTGTGTTCTCGTAAGCTTTCTTGTTCCCAATCTTCCCGGAACGATCCAACTTATCAATGTAATCCTGGAAATAACCTTCAACACCAGTGTGTTTAGACTTATTCAAGAAGCGCTGTTCGAATTGATTCAAGGTCCAGTCAATTCGATTCTCTTCAAACTCTTCCAGGATCTTATCAGACCGCTTCTTCACTTCGGCAAGCCACTTATTGTTTTGTTCGCGATCTGGATGCAGGTTCTTCTTCCTGGAGTCGACAATATAAAGTTGAAAATCACTATTCCATTGCTCAGGAAGAGCCGAAATTCCCAAAAACATGATCTTGCGTTTTCCTTGTTTACGAATCACAAGACCGATTGGCGAAGAGCCATCTTTCAGCTTGCTTTTCTCGCCACCAATCAATTTTATGGAATAGCTTTTTTTCATTTGAATTTTGTCATATCTTAATCCCTGCCGCCAATTTTAAGCAATCCTGCCGCTTTTCAGGACATTTTTACGCCTGCCGTTTTCCTGCCGTTTTTATTAAAAAAGCATATAAAAAAGCATTTATTTCGGGATATACAGAGAAATCCAAATATAAACAAAATTAAGAGATTACAGACAGATACAAATGAAAAGAACACACCTGGGGGGCGAGGGGTCGCAAGTTCAAATCTTGTCACCCCGACAATGCAAGGTTCAAACACCATCAAAAGCCTGTTAGTCATATGG
Encoded proteins:
- a CDS encoding site-specific integrase encodes the protein MKKSYSIKLIGGEKSKLKDGSSPIGLVIRKQGKRKIMFLGISALPEQWNSDFQLYIVDSRKKNLHPDREQNNKWLAEVKKRSDKILEEFEENRIDWTLNQFEQRFLNKSKHTGVEGYFQDYIDKLDRSGKIGNKKAYENTLGILKLFDSKFSRLSFNDIDLKYINKFDEFLRVERGLTNATIQYYIKTFRALLNKAIKEGEASSVSYPFGKTGYSVSALEQESEKRYLPNDYIEKLKTAELKSYTLRWVRNLFLFSYYCQGMSFADVAALKTDNILVFEGGRYIAYRRQKTEGKDSKIIRIKISDNIQQLLDWFKSNTQLVENYLTPCVSIAGYEGEKLYDHIRGRYRRYNRHLKTLGEELNFEGIRLSSYMSRHSYAMRLKNSGVPEDVISEALGHKNLATTKVYLDSFQKDEIAKANELL
- a CDS encoding helix-turn-helix domain-containing protein, producing MDNENVRITDDTPLSFLTVGQFKRLMSYPAKKEIPKQEIPEVFGTKLAAKISGYSVATIYSKTSKKEIPFFKRDNLVLFRKDLFFDWLTENRVETSYEYSKRMDQHLVDRKR
- a CDS encoding relaxase/mobilization nuclease domain-containing protein; protein product: MIGKAKSIAHTANAVDYAVKKNGAEIIDKRMVVGESGVEIAAEFRVFQDLNHSTKNKSISMVLSPEPEDGRKLENTEFRNIANEFLSGMGLEEHQAIVVKHTDRNHAHLHIICNRIDSSGGTYKDKFIGKKAQRIADVVAGSLGLIRARVVQDLKKKSSLQLRNEIYRLHKEAMDSMPMDFTQYVDLMISKGVEIEPAVNKKGKLQGFRVRYQDQSFKASEVNRNMSLSKLTFTHNTKIGSTPTIRRMPGRQNGLSL
- a CDS encoding TIR domain-containing protein, which produces MEYSNKIELLEGLKNFVSNYQEQDKPDVIKRHVTMVVEKIMGNDKYKSEIAQIKFVPSMVAHNVPGFEDASITYRRIFNQGKQEMVSLIQTILKDIEIDNQIDSSVKENLLHTTDIDLNRIFIVHGHNNEIKLDVARTLEKLDLEPIILHEKPNLGRTLINKFTDYSNVDFAIVIISADDYGYSKKDGESNKKLRPRQNVVFELGYFIAKLGIEKVFPLIENEKIEDPGDFDGVVYVPYNSGWKNQLVLELKSLGYKIDANKLYE
- a CDS encoding IS91 family transposase — encoded protein: MQEQITVGSLLREYGGNYISQNKVTKGQQSLIHLLSACRTGGLGSHFEKCDHCSYTEKSYNSCRNRHCPVCQQKEKLEWLDKRMKELLPVGYYHLVFTLPHELNPLCLQNRKVMYGLLFKAVSQTLLELTRDVKHLGADIGLVTVLHTWGQNMKEHPHLHCIMPAGGLGFDREHWVHVPAKNNFFIAGKILAKKFRGKFLYLLKQAKEKGELDFHGKLAGIKGPVQFNRFLTPLYKKDWVVNVQAPMGNPEKILEYLSRYVFRIAITDRRILEVKNGKVRFSWKDYRTGRFREMKLDVDEFIRRFLLHILPKGFFKVRYYGILSSRYRKQNILAAKQLLAQEVENRKEEALEDGGQVWEKQDTVWTEILECIQNFRQPNCPVCKKGRLRFAGLVKDVPWEPG
- a CDS encoding VapE domain-containing protein, with protein sequence MNTNEKDLYVVKNPKKQTVYDDVAEYLFEKYDIQYNEISHDFQISLKDERNWRNLNTSSLLIELAKVGIDISPRKLEIFIQSGFIKKYNPIQEYFSSLPEWDGTDYIAKYCSYVPTFEDEAFLYHFRKWLVRAVKCALEPEYFNKQAFIISHKGQSSGKSTWCRFLCPPKLSAYIAEDIGNDKDARIQLSRNFLMNLDELSVLSKKDVNALKAYFSKTFINERLPYDRKNTNLPRTCSFIGSTNMSSFLNDETGSVRWLCFELRDRINFAYSKETNIDNLWGQAYYYAYKSDDFNPELTMKDIKENEDRNSKYTRLTTEQELVAQYYEKSQSMDDFITATEVIAALNFLNLRLNHINIGRALSGFNFQRVKHPKKQVWGYLAKSNIINQERNHTK
- the mbpA gene encoding mobilization protein MbpA; this encodes MKRRKIEFRCSSLEKAIIQKKAENAGLKISEFCRATALGQRVTFRMTDEELSVYKMLVTYSNNFTRIGNLFRDKDSKFAQEIRQTSDEIKKHLRRLQ
- a CDS encoding toprim domain-containing protein, which translates into the protein MKREIKLQCDTARNLSIFDFLRSVGMTPRRENSREAWYASPFRSEAIPSFKVSKVLNRWFDHGAGIGGNIIDLVIALNSDCSVQDALAILEKGTSLSFHEQIDSDSMPERNRIEILRVTPIQHPGLKRYYSSSAIPDLVISRYAYEVHYSLNENSYFAIGMKNVSGGWELRNQYYKNSSSPKDYTLIRNSNSILSITEGMFDFFTLVSEEPELAKTSDFVILNSLSFLDRVTAILPFYKHVDLYLDNDSSGKQAAKKLCSLYNVCNDLSSRYSAYKDLNEWANSANFGCTRKMSR
- a CDS encoding site-specific integrase codes for the protein MNYYDKFKKRFEQEAVLRNLSERTRKSYWWHIADYSNFCKKDPEHTGVEELRAYFQSMLTDGNHKPGSVKMGYYALRFLFTNIYHKEWAKEYLPTPKVAKTLPLVLSKDEVSDVLGAIDNFKHRAIIMLIYSTGARVSESVNIKLTDIDSRRMQVNIQEGKGLKQRKVPLSPVLLSVLRDYYKKYKPQHYLFEGAGGKGTHLGITAVRTICINARHRTPQVKKPYTPHTFRHCFATHHLEQGTNILVIQRLMGHSDLSNTLKYLHVQQLNTSQVVNPLDTLEGLEGLCRNK